The DNA window GAGTAACTGTACAGATCTCTCCTTATGACTTGTCGAGGGGTAGAATAGTTTACAGAAAGAAAAACTAGAATTTGAAAGGAGGCAAAAATGAAAGTAAGAGTATCAATAAAACCTATTTGTGACAAGTGTAAGATTATTAAAAGACATGGAAAAATAAGAGTAATCTGTGAAAATCCTAAACATAAACAAGTTCAAGGATAATGTGTAAGATCAAAAGTACAGCATGATTTTAATATAATTAAGATAATGAAGTACTGTAAAGACATGGTGAGTCGTAGGACCATCTCCATAATTGCAGAACGGGACATGTCGATGAAAGTATTAGCCACTTATGAAGAATGTGGTGTAATATATAATAATAACCTTTAAAATTTTATTTTAAAAGAGGAGGAAAAATTTTGGCTAGAATAGCAGGAGTAGATATCCCAAGAAACAAAAGAGTTGAAATAGCTCTAACATATATTTATGGAATTGGAAAACCAACTTCTCAAAAAATATTGAAGGAAGCTGGGATAAATTTTGACACTAGAGTTAAAGATTTAACAGAAGAAGAAGTAAATAAAATCAGAGAAATCATAAAAGATATTAAAGTTGAAGGAGATCTTAGAAAAGAAGTAAGATTATCTATAAAAAGACTTATGGATATCAAATGTTACAGAGGATTAAGACATAAAATGAATCTTCCTGTAAGAGGGCAAAGCTCAAAAACAAATGCAAGAACTGTAAAAGGTCCTAAAAAACCTATAAGAAAGTAATCAAATTTTAGATATTTAAAGACTTAGTAAGGGAGGTAGCTTAAATTGGCTAAAAAAACAGTAGCTAAGATAAAAAAGAAAAATAAAAATATTCCTAATGGAGTAGCTCATATACATTCAACTTTTAATAACACAATAGTTGCAATAACTGATGTAGATGGTAAGGTTGTAAGCTGGAAATCTGGTGGAACTTCTGGATTCAAAGGAACTAAGAAAGGAACTCCATTCGCAGCTCAAATAGCAGCTGAACAAGCAGCACAAATTGCTATGGAAAACGGAATGAGAAAGGTTGAAGTTAAAGTAAAAGGACCTGGTTCTGGAAGAGAAGCTTGTATCAGATCACTTCAAGCAGCAGGATTAGAAGTTACAAAAATAACTGATGTAACTCCTGTACCTCATAATGGTTGTAGACCACCAAAAAGAAGAAGAGTGTAATTGTATATTTGATAAAATATAAAGGAGGAATATTAAAGAATGGCAAGAAATAGACAGCCTGTTTTGAAGAAGTGTAGAGCTTTAGGAATAGATCCAGTTATCCTAGGGGTTAAAAAATCTTCTAATAGACAAATAAGACCTAATGCAAATAAAAAACCAACTGAATATGCAACTCAATTAAGAGAAAAACAAAAAGCAAAATTTATATATAATGTAATGGAAAAACAATTTAGAAAAATATATGAAGAAGCAGCAAGAAAACTTGGAGTAACAGGTTTAACTTTAATTGAATACCTAGAAAGAAGACTAGAAAATGTAGTTTATAGACTAGGATTTGCAAAGACTAGAAGACAAGCTAGACAAATAGTATCTCATGGACATATTGCTGTAAATGGAAGAAGAGTAAACATAGCTTCTTTTAGAGTAAAAGTAGGAGATATAGTTTCTGTAATAGAAAACTCAAAAAATGTAGAATTAATTAAATTGTCAGTAGAAGACGCAACTCCACCTGCTTGGCTAGAATTAGATAGAGCTGCATTCTCAGGAAAGGTTCTACAAAACCCAACTAAAGATGATTTGGATTTTGATTTAAATGAATCTTTAATAGTTGAATTTTATTCAAGATAATGTAATCCTTTTGATAGGAGTTGATATAATGTTAAAAATAGAAAAGCAGGCTAAAGCAATAAAGATAACAGAAGTTAAAGAAAGTAATTATAAAGGACAATTTATTGTAGAACCTTTATATAGAGGTTATGGAAATACTTTGGGGAATGCACTTAGAAGAGTTTTACTTTCATCTATACCTGGAGCAGCAATAAAAGGTATGAGAATTGAAGGAGTTTTGAGTGAATTTACTGTTATGGATG is part of the Fusobacterium nucleatum genome and encodes:
- the rpsM gene encoding 30S ribosomal protein S13, yielding MARIAGVDIPRNKRVEIALTYIYGIGKPTSQKILKEAGINFDTRVKDLTEEEVNKIREIIKDIKVEGDLRKEVRLSIKRLMDIKCYRGLRHKMNLPVRGQSSKTNARTVKGPKKPIRK
- the rpmJ gene encoding 50S ribosomal protein L36, yielding MKVRVSIKPICDKCKIIKRHGKIRVICENPKHKQVQG
- the rpsD gene encoding 30S ribosomal protein S4 — its product is MARNRQPVLKKCRALGIDPVILGVKKSSNRQIRPNANKKPTEYATQLREKQKAKFIYNVMEKQFRKIYEEAARKLGVTGLTLIEYLERRLENVVYRLGFAKTRRQARQIVSHGHIAVNGRRVNIASFRVKVGDIVSVIENSKNVELIKLSVEDATPPAWLELDRAAFSGKVLQNPTKDDLDFDLNESLIVEFYSR
- the rpsK gene encoding 30S ribosomal protein S11, coding for MAKKTVAKIKKKNKNIPNGVAHIHSTFNNTIVAITDVDGKVVSWKSGGTSGFKGTKKGTPFAAQIAAEQAAQIAMENGMRKVEVKVKGPGSGREACIRSLQAAGLEVTKITDVTPVPHNGCRPPKRRRV